The following are encoded in a window of Vigna unguiculata cultivar IT97K-499-35 chromosome 8, ASM411807v1, whole genome shotgun sequence genomic DNA:
- the LOC114193730 gene encoding patatin-like protein 2 isoform X2: protein MAATQTPSKVDDGALITVLSIDGGGIRGIIPGILLAFLESELQKLDGADARLADYFDVIAGTSTGGLVTAMLTAPNENNRPLYAAKDIKDFYLEHTPKIFPQSSSWNLIATAMKKGRSLMGPQYDGKYLHKLVREKLGNTKLEHTLTNVVIPAFDIKNLQPAIFSSFQVKKRPYLNAALSDICISTSAAPTYLPAHCFETKTSTASFKFDLVDGGVAANNPALVAMAEVSNEIRNEGSCASLKVKPLQYKKFLVISLGTGSQQHEMRYSADKASTWGLVGWLSSSGGTPLIDVFSHASSDMVDFHISSVFQARHAEQNYLRIQDDTLTGDLGSVDVATEKNLNGLVQVAEALLKKPVSKINLRTGIHEPVESNETNAEALKRFAARLSNQRRFRKSQTFA from the exons ATGGCAGCAACTCAAACTCCAAGCAAAGTTGATGATGGAGCACTGATTACTGTGCTGAGTATTGATGGTGGTGGCATTCGTGGAATCATTCCCGGAATTTTGCTTGCTTTCCTCGAATCAGAACTTCAG AAACTGGATGGTGCTGATGCAAGACTCGCAGATTACTTTGATGTGATTGCAGGAACAAGCACCGGTGGATTAGTCACTGCAATGCTCACTGCTCCAAATGAAAATAATCGACCCTTGTATGCAGCCAAAGATATAAAGGATTTCTACCTTGAGCATACCCCAAAAATCTTCCCGCAGAGTAG TAGCTGGAATTTGATTGCAACAGCGATGAAGAAAGGCAGAAGTCTGATGGGACCACAGTACGATGGCAAGTATTTACACAAGCTCGTTAGGGAAAAACTAGGGAACACAAAATTGGAACACACATTAACCAATGTCGTTATCCCAGCATTTGATATCAAAAACCTTCAACCCGCCATCTTTTCCAGCTTCCAG GTGAAGAAGAGGCCATATTTGAATGCGGCGTTGTCTGATATATGCATTTCAACCTCGGCAGCACCAACCTATCTCCCAGCTCATTGCTTTGAAACTAAAACCAGCACTGCTAGTTTCAAATTCGACCTTGTAGATGGTGGTGTAGCAGCAAATAACCCG GCTCTGGTGGCGATGGCAGAAGTGTCGAACGAAATCCGCAATGAAGGGTCATGTGCAAGCTTGAAAGTAAAACCGTTGCAATACAAAAAGTTTTTGGTGATATCGTTGGGAACAGGTTCTCAGCAACACGAAATGAGATACAGTGCTGATAAGGCATCGACATGGGGCCTTGTGGGTTGGCTTTCCTCCTCCGGTGGCACTCCTCTCATCGATGTTTTCAGCCATGCTAGTTCTGACATGGTTGATTTCCACATCTCCTCCGTTTTCCAAGCACGCCATGCTGAACAAAACTACCTCCGAATCCAG GATGATACTTTAACTGGGGACTTAGGTTCGGTGGACGTGGCCACGGAGAAGAATCTGAATGGCCTCGTCCAAGTTGCGGAAGCATTGTTAAAGAAACCAGTTTCAAAGATTAACTTGAGGACCGGTATTCATGAACCTGTTGAGTCTAACGAAACCAACGCAGAAGCCTTGAagag gTTTGCGGCACGACTATCCAACCAGAGGAGATTTCGGAAATCTCAAACGTTTGCGTAG
- the LOC114193620 gene encoding patatin-like protein 2 gives MEASQAQSKSDDGPMVTVLSIDGGGIRGIIPGILLAFLESELQKLDGADARLADYFDVIAGTSTGGLVTAMLTAPNEKNRPLYEAKDLKNFYLQHSPKIFPQSSSWNLIATAMKYGRTLTGPQYDGKYLHKLIREELKNIKLENTLTNVVIPTFDIKTLQPTIFSSFQLKKRPDLNGLLSDICISTSAAPTFLPAHSFETKTPDGTSKFDLIDGGVAANNPALVAMAEVSNHICSEGSFGKMNVKAMQYNRFLVLSLGTGAQKQEMKYSAAEASTWGALSWVTTTTGTPLIDAFTHASSDMVDFHIYSVFQARHSENNYLRIQDDTLPGELSSVDIATEKNLKGLVQVGEELLKKPVSQINLRTGVHETVDSGETNADALKRFAERLSKQKRYRKSELSAYGNF, from the exons ATGGAAGCATCTCAAGCTCAAAGCAAAAGTGACGATGGACCCATGGTTACTGTGCTGAGTATTGATGGTGGTGGCATTCGGGGAATCATTCCCGGAATTTTACTTGCTTTCCTCGAATCAGAACTTCAG AAACTGGATGGTGCTGATGCAAGACTCGCAGATTACTTTGACGTGATTGCAGGAACAAGCACTGGTGGATTAGTCACTGCAATGCTCACTGCTCCAAATGAAAAGAACCGACCCTTGTATGAAGCCAAAGATCTTAAGAACTTCTACCTTCAGCATTCCCCAAAAATCTTCCCACAGAGCAG TAGCTGGAATTTAATCGCAACGGCGATGAAGTACGGCAGAACTCTGACCGGACCACAGTACGACGGCAAGTATTTACACAAGCTCATTAGGGAAGAACTCAAGAACATAAAATTGGAAAACACATTAACCAACGTCGTTATCCCAACATTTGACATAAAAACCCTTCAACCCACAATCTTTTCCAGCTTCCAG TTGAAGAAGAGGCCAGATTTGAATGGGTTGTTGTCTGATATATGCATTTCAACCTCAGCAGCACCAACCTTCCTTCCAGCTCATTCCTTTGAAACCAAAACCCCCGATGGTACTTCCAAATTCGACCTCATAGACGGTGGTGTAGCAGCAAATAACCCG GCACTGGTGGCGATGGCAGAAGTGTCGAACCATATCTGCAGTGAAGGTTCATTCGGAAAGATGAATGTGAAAGCGATGCAATACAACAGGTTTTTGGTGCTATCGTTGGGAACGGGTGCTCAGAAACAAGAAATGAAATACAGTGCTGCTGAGGCATCTACTTGGGGTGCGTTGAGCTGGGTTACCACCACCACCGGCACTCCTCTCATCGACGCCTTCACTCATGCTAGTTCTGACATGGTTGATTTCCACATCTACTCCGTTTTCCAAGCACGCCATTCTGAAAACAACTATCTCCGAATCCAG GACGATACTTTACCTGGGGAATTATCTTCGGTTGACATTGCCACGGAGAAGAATTTGAAGGGTCTCGTCCAAGTTGGGGAAGAATTGTTAAAGAAACCAGTTTCACAGATTAACTTGAGGACTGGTGTTCATGAAACTGTTGATTCTGGCGAAACAAATGCAGATGCATTGAAGAG GTTTGCTGAACGACTATCCAAACAGAAGAGATATCGTAAATCTGAATTGTCTGCTTATGggaatttttga
- the LOC114193730 gene encoding patatin-like protein 2 isoform X1 translates to MQFLLIKSTHENQIFLNKFVHQFRSMAATQTPSKVDDGALITVLSIDGGGIRGIIPGILLAFLESELQKLDGADARLADYFDVIAGTSTGGLVTAMLTAPNENNRPLYAAKDIKDFYLEHTPKIFPQSSSWNLIATAMKKGRSLMGPQYDGKYLHKLVREKLGNTKLEHTLTNVVIPAFDIKNLQPAIFSSFQVKKRPYLNAALSDICISTSAAPTYLPAHCFETKTSTASFKFDLVDGGVAANNPALVAMAEVSNEIRNEGSCASLKVKPLQYKKFLVISLGTGSQQHEMRYSADKASTWGLVGWLSSSGGTPLIDVFSHASSDMVDFHISSVFQARHAEQNYLRIQDDTLTGDLGSVDVATEKNLNGLVQVAEALLKKPVSKINLRTGIHEPVESNETNAEALKRFAARLSNQRRFRKSQTFA, encoded by the exons atgcagTTTCTCCTCATCAAATCAACCCATGAAAACCAGATTTTTCTGAATAAGTTTGT TCATCAATTCAGATCCATGGCAGCAACTCAAACTCCAAGCAAAGTTGATGATGGAGCACTGATTACTGTGCTGAGTATTGATGGTGGTGGCATTCGTGGAATCATTCCCGGAATTTTGCTTGCTTTCCTCGAATCAGAACTTCAG AAACTGGATGGTGCTGATGCAAGACTCGCAGATTACTTTGATGTGATTGCAGGAACAAGCACCGGTGGATTAGTCACTGCAATGCTCACTGCTCCAAATGAAAATAATCGACCCTTGTATGCAGCCAAAGATATAAAGGATTTCTACCTTGAGCATACCCCAAAAATCTTCCCGCAGAGTAG TAGCTGGAATTTGATTGCAACAGCGATGAAGAAAGGCAGAAGTCTGATGGGACCACAGTACGATGGCAAGTATTTACACAAGCTCGTTAGGGAAAAACTAGGGAACACAAAATTGGAACACACATTAACCAATGTCGTTATCCCAGCATTTGATATCAAAAACCTTCAACCCGCCATCTTTTCCAGCTTCCAG GTGAAGAAGAGGCCATATTTGAATGCGGCGTTGTCTGATATATGCATTTCAACCTCGGCAGCACCAACCTATCTCCCAGCTCATTGCTTTGAAACTAAAACCAGCACTGCTAGTTTCAAATTCGACCTTGTAGATGGTGGTGTAGCAGCAAATAACCCG GCTCTGGTGGCGATGGCAGAAGTGTCGAACGAAATCCGCAATGAAGGGTCATGTGCAAGCTTGAAAGTAAAACCGTTGCAATACAAAAAGTTTTTGGTGATATCGTTGGGAACAGGTTCTCAGCAACACGAAATGAGATACAGTGCTGATAAGGCATCGACATGGGGCCTTGTGGGTTGGCTTTCCTCCTCCGGTGGCACTCCTCTCATCGATGTTTTCAGCCATGCTAGTTCTGACATGGTTGATTTCCACATCTCCTCCGTTTTCCAAGCACGCCATGCTGAACAAAACTACCTCCGAATCCAG GATGATACTTTAACTGGGGACTTAGGTTCGGTGGACGTGGCCACGGAGAAGAATCTGAATGGCCTCGTCCAAGTTGCGGAAGCATTGTTAAAGAAACCAGTTTCAAAGATTAACTTGAGGACCGGTATTCATGAACCTGTTGAGTCTAACGAAACCAACGCAGAAGCCTTGAagag gTTTGCGGCACGACTATCCAACCAGAGGAGATTTCGGAAATCTCAAACGTTTGCGTAG